The proteins below come from a single Stomoxys calcitrans chromosome 1, idStoCalc2.1, whole genome shotgun sequence genomic window:
- the LOC131996706 gene encoding uncharacterized protein LOC131996706 translates to MSLDKFIRLSDRLVEFEALLNDKHTKLSSCYAVETHKEEVKEIWDRLKPVYEQCLGDLEEEAVGDEMPFGGNDEKASEVEMVKSKFRSAFSTYCRCVEHLGEVLQQLSQPISTTASNQPQGFKLPPCEIPTFGGDYPTWPTFRDMFTAVCIRNSRLSPVEKLFHLTQRTKGEANEIVRKFPLTQENFALAWRSLCSRYENKRVLVNTQLKALFNISSIHSESAGALKSLQRDINACISMLKLYDIDVDSWDPIFIYICSSRLPDVTLTLWEQTLEDKTLIPKWSVFDTFLTNRHRTLESVSEIRKKDTMSTGSNTGQRSCPKSGGKNIRAFQNKVSESNCKLCPNEVHVIRKCPKFLQMSVNQRLAEIKRLGLCLNCFSKSHSVRHCSSKFSCLRCNKRHNSLLHREQTPSTQGQPDTNAHTTSSSVTSPIPNSCTLQSTNSGGGLIQTCFSSHSKGVLLGTAMVKICHNGLDYLARALVDSGSEGTFISEKLFNQLKLPFKRMSASISGLNNTISASVQKECRFKLNSIVDPNFEVWASALVVPHLSGSLPSRTFHPNSLVDLPDIPFADPRFYESSKIDLLLGGDILPFIMLSGIRREVCGSLLAQETVFGWILTGPIPSESIPSSPRVVSYFCEVALESLISRFWEVEDLPRKTFLSRSDQYCEDLYAATTTRDKEGRYMVSLPFREGFPEDVNIGHSRNCAMAQFIRNEARLLRNPVFKSEYDKVLEEYTSLKHMSRVSAPKDVHSCDYYYLPHHAVVKPESTTTKVRVVFNASSPSSNGVSLNDVLYAGPVLQNDLVVLILRWRFFRYVFNGDITKMYRQILIRPEHRVFQRILHRIDPNGSISDYELDTVTFGVNCAPFLAIRTILQLADDVKESFPLAAHILRDSMYVDDALAGAHTIEDAIESRNQLIRALMSAGFSMRKWASNSKMVLSDLSTDQLLSEDFLNLDDRSTAKTLGIRWNASSDSFYFSTSPFPDNCKFTKREILSQISKLFDPAGWLAPCIVIAKMIMQTIWTEGTKWDEEVSPQSLSGWRCFQSAYPSINSIVVPRWFEYSPDCDIQFHGFSDASEKAYAAALYVRKAYFPDEYLALSAKKTIASKSSLLSLNPFLDDEGVMRICGRLTSSPVLSYNERHPVILPYSSQLSRLLVKFTHEISIHGGNQLVLRLLRMQFWIIKVKNLIKTIINRCKPCILYKQRCQRQMMSALPPERTEIFRPFTHTGLDFTGPFDIKNYSGRCCRITKGYVCVFVCFATKAIHLEPTSDLSTNTFLAAFTRFASRRGCPLHLYSDNGTNFVGASKVLARDFLQSSQQLLESKYAHQAQTSFAKQKHNHLPTSHVIAPAADEASSNSGSKNNLQAGKNQVTSLIT, encoded by the exons ATGTCCTTGGATAAGTTCATCCGATTGTCTGACAGGCTTGTCGAATTTGAGGCACTCCTTAATGATAAGCATACCAAGTTGTCCTCATGTTATGCTGTTGAGACGCACAAGGAGGAAGTCAAGGAAATTTGGGATAGGCTGAAGCCAGTTTACGAGCAATGCCTTGGCGATTTGGAAGAGGAGGCAGTTGGGGATGAGATGCCTTTTGGGGGAAATGACGAGAAGGCTTCTGAGGTTGAAATGGTCAAGTCAAAGTTTAGAAGTGCTTTCTCAACTTATTGTCGATGCGTTGAACATTTAGGGGAGGTGCTTCAACAGCTCTCCCAACCCATTTCTACAACGGCTTCGAATCAACCTCAGGGATTTAAACTCCCACCATGTGAAATTCCTACATTCGGTGGCGATTATCCCACATGGCCCACATTCCGGGACATGTTTACGGCGGTCTGTATTCGGAATTCTCGTCTTAGTCCGGTGGAGAAGCTATTTCATCTGACTCAAAGGACGAAGGGAGAGGCCAATGAGATAGTGAGGAAATTCCCTTTGACTCAGGAGAATTTTGCCTTGGCTTGGAGAAGTCTTTGTTCACGGTACGAGAACAAACGGGTTCTTGTCAACACTCAACTGAAGGcactttttaatatttcttccaTTCATTCAGAATCTGCCGGCGCACTTAAGTCTCTTCAGCGAGACATAAATGCTTGCATCTCCATGTTGAAGCTTTATGACATTGATGTTGACAGTTGGGACCCCATTTTCATTTATATATGCTCCAGTCGTCTTCCTGACGTGACCCTTACTTTATGGGAACAGACATTGGAGGACAAAACTTTAATTCCGAAATGGTCTGTCTTCGATACATTTCTGACAAATCGACATAGGACCTTAGAATCTGTGTCCGAAATCCGTAAAAAGGACACGATGTCGACTGGCTCTAATACGGGGCAGAGGTCATGCCCGAAGTCCGGGGGCAAGAACATAAGGGCTTTTCAGAATAAAGTTTCTGAGTCCAACTGCAAACTGTGCCCTAATGAGGTTCACGTTATTCGAAAGTGTCCTAAGTTTTTGCAAATGAGTGTGAATCAGAGGTTGGCGGAAATTAAGAGATTGGGTCTATGCCTAAATTGTTTTTCCAAATCCCATTCCGTGAGACACTGTTCGAGTAAGTTTTCTTGTCTGAGGTGCAACAAACGCCACAATTCTTTACTACACCGAGAACAGACGCCTTCGACCCAGGGCCAGCCCGATACGAACGCTCATACCACTTCCAGTTCTGTCACATCTCCGATACCAAATTCCTGTACTCTACAGTCCACTAATTCCGGAGGTGGTTTAATACAGACATGCTTTTCAAGTCATTCCAAAGGGGTTCTGTTGGGCACGGCTATGGTGAAGATTTGTCATAATGGTTTGGATTATCTGGCAAGAGCACTAGTTGATTCAGGTTCTGAGGGTACCTTCATTTCCGAGAAGTTGTTCAATCAGCTTAAATTGCCGTTCAAACGTATGAGTGCGAGTATTTCGGGGTTAAATAATACAATTTCCGCCTCCGTTCAGAAGGAATGCCGTTTCAAGTTAAATTCAATAGTGGATCCGAATTTTGAGGTCTGGGCTTCAGCACTGGTGGTACCACATTTGTCAGGAAGCCTGCCATCGAGAACCTTTCATCCGAACTCATTAGTCGATTTGCCCGACATTCCTTTTGCAGACCCCCGGTTTTATGAAAGTTCCAAAATTGATCTTCTTCTAGGTGGGGACATTCTTCCATTTATAATGCTCTCGGGCATTAGACGAGAAGTCTGTGGATCGTTGCTTGCACAGGAAACTGTATTTGGATGGATCCTTACAGGTCCAATTCCTTCTGAATCCATTCCTTCATCTCCTAGAGTTGTGTCTTATTTTTGTGAAGTTGCTCTAGAATCACTGATTTCCcgtttttgggaggtggaagaCCTTCCAAGGAAGACGTTTTTATCTCGTTCAGATCAGTATTGTGAGGATTTGTATGCAGCGACTACTACAAGGGATAAAGAGGGCCGATATATGGTTTCACTTCCATTTAGGGAGGGTTTTCCGGAGGATGTTAACATCGGTCACTCTAGAAACTGTGCGATGGCACAGTTCATAAGGAATGAGGCACGTCTTCTCCGAAATCCAGTTTTCAAGTCCGAGTATGACAAAGTGCTTGAGGAATATACGTCCTTAAAGCACATGTCCAGGGTTTCTGCCCCTAAAGATGTACACTCTTgcgattattattatttaccCCATCACGCCGTTGTAAAGCCCGAGAGCACTACGACAAAAGTGAGGGTGGTATTCAATGCCTCTTCCCCCTCATCCAATGGTGTCAGTTTAAACGATGTTTTATATGCTGGCCCTGTTTTACAGAATGACCTTGTCGTGCTCATTCTTAGGTGGAGATTTTTCCGTTATGTATTCAACGGGGACATAACGAAAATGTATCGGCAGATACTAATACGTCCGGAACATAGAGTTTTCCAAAGAATTCTTCACCGTATAGACCCTAATGGAAGTATTTCTGACTACGAACTCGATACGGTGACTTTCGGAGTCAATTGTGCCCCCTTCCTTGCCATAAGGACTATCCTGCAGTTGGCTGACGATGTGAAAGAGTCATTTCCATTAGCAGCCCATATATTACGGGATTCGATGTATGTGGACGATGCTCTCGCAGGTGCCCACACAATTGAGGATGCGATTGAGTCGAGAAATCAGCTTATTAGAGCTTTGATGTCCGCTGGTTTTTCAATGAGGAAGTGGGCATCTAATTCCAAGATGGTCCTTTCCGACCTTTCTACTGACCAACTGCTTTCCGAGGACTTTTTGAATTTAGATGACCGAAGTACTGCTAAAACTTTAGGCATTCGCTGGAATGCATCTTCTGATTCATTTTACTTTTCTACTTCACCATTTCCCGACAATTGCAAATTTACgaaaagggaaattttatcgCAAATCTCCAAACTCTTTGACCCTGCCGGTTGGTTGGCCCCATGCATTGTTATAGCGAAAATGATTATGCAGACTATTTGGACCgaaggtacaaagtgggacgAGGAAGTTTCCCCACAATCATTGTCTGGCTGGAGATGTTTTCAGTCTGCATATCCGTCAATAAATTCCATTGTCGTGCCAAGGTGGTTTGAGTATAGCCCAGATTGTGATATCCAGTTTCATGGTTTCAGTGacgcctcagagaaggcatacGCGGCTGCACTCTACGTTCGG AAAGCTTACTTTCCCGACGAATATTTGGCACTGTCTGCGAAGAAAACTATTGCCTCCAAAAGCTCATTATTAAGTTTAAATCCATTCCTGGATGATGAAGGTGTTATGAGGATATGTGGGAGGCTGACATCATCTCCGGTCTTGTCGTATAATGAAAGACATCCGGTTATACTTCCGTATAGTAGCCAGTTATCTCGTCTCCTGGTTAAATTCACCCATGAGATTTCCATTCATGGTGGCAACCAACTGGTTCTCCGTTTGCTTCGTATGCAATTTTGGAtaatcaaagttaaaaatttgattaagaCGATTATTAACAGATGTAAACCGTGCATCCTTTATAAGCAACGGTGTCAGCGACAAATGATGTCCGCACTGCCTCCAGAAAGAACTGAAATTTTCAGGCCTTTTACTCACACTGGTCTGGATTTCACTGGGCCATTCGATATAAAGAATTATTCCGGCCGGTGCTGTCGCATCACCAAAGGCTATGTATGTGTCTTTGTGTGTTTTGCGACCAAGGCCATTCATTTGGAACCCACATCAGATCTGTCCACCAACACGTTTTTGGCGGCTTTTACTAGATTTGCTTCACGGCGTGGATGTCCTCTCCATCTCTATTCCGACAATGGCACTAACTTCGTTGGTGCGTCCAAGGTCTTGGCAAGAGATTTCCTCCAATCATCCCAGCAGTTACTTGAGTCCAAATATGCTCACCAGG